A window from Chitinophaga filiformis encodes these proteins:
- a CDS encoding DMT family transporter: MKKALIQLHLSVFLAGFTGILGKLITLNEGMLVWYRLLFTVITLYVIFRWKKLLTKLSFKQIVPIGLTGMVVVLHWLFFYASIKYSNVSIGVVCFALTSLFTAALDPLINRYRVDKTELLLSGITLCGIFLIFHFDVQYRTGIILGVISSLFAALFTIFNKRLIAKYDTPTITFYELSVGWMALTLLLPAYLHFFPQPLSLPSFTDLSYLLILAWACTVCLYMLMMSALTKISPFTVNLSFNLEPVYSIVMAFILFHENRELTYAFYFGLACIILSVALQMTRVTRHTRQTHA, from the coding sequence ATGAAAAAAGCACTGATACAATTACACCTGTCGGTATTCCTGGCGGGTTTTACGGGTATATTGGGAAAACTGATCACCCTCAATGAAGGAATGCTTGTATGGTACAGGCTCCTGTTCACAGTCATCACCCTGTACGTCATTTTCCGGTGGAAAAAGTTACTTACAAAACTCTCCTTTAAACAGATCGTACCTATTGGCCTTACCGGCATGGTTGTCGTGCTGCACTGGTTATTCTTCTATGCCAGCATCAAATACTCGAACGTTTCCATCGGTGTGGTTTGTTTTGCGCTCACCAGCCTGTTCACCGCGGCACTCGATCCGCTGATAAACCGGTACAGGGTGGATAAAACAGAGCTCTTACTGAGCGGTATCACACTTTGCGGTATTTTCCTCATCTTTCACTTCGACGTACAATACCGTACAGGTATCATCCTGGGTGTTATCTCATCCCTGTTTGCTGCACTGTTCACTATCTTCAACAAGCGCCTGATCGCTAAATACGATACGCCTACCATCACTTTTTATGAACTGTCTGTAGGCTGGATGGCACTTACCCTGCTCCTGCCCGCTTACCTGCACTTCTTTCCGCAACCTCTGAGCCTGCCTTCGTTTACAGATCTCAGTTACCTGCTGATCCTGGCCTGGGCCTGCACAGTGTGTTTATATATGCTGATGATGAGCGCCCTGACAAAGATCTCTCCCTTTACAGTAAACCTCTCCTTCAATCTGGAGCCGGTGTACAGCATTGTGATGGCCTTCATTCTCTTTCACGAGAACCGGGAACTGACCTACGCTTTTTACTTTGGTCTTGCCTGCATCATATTGTCTGTAGCATTACAAATGACCAGGGTAACGCGGCATACAAGGCAAACTCATGCCTGA
- a CDS encoding polyprenol monophosphomannose synthase translates to MEKLVIIPTYNEKDNIRNIIDAVFALQQNFHVLIVDDGSPDGTGNIVRNMQQSHSGELFLVERSGKQGLGTAYIFGFKWALEKGYQYIFEMDADFSHNPADLVRLYDACAKEGGDVSVGSRYVKGGKTENWPWDRAILSYGASIYVRLVTWIRVKDATAGFVCYKRQVLEAINLDAIRFVGYAFQIEMKFTAWKLGFKIKEVPITFKDRKEGYSKMSKGIIKEGILGVLKIQWESLFRKYERRVRNSE, encoded by the coding sequence TTGGAAAAGCTCGTCATCATTCCCACGTACAATGAGAAGGATAATATCCGTAACATCATTGACGCGGTGTTTGCCCTGCAACAAAACTTTCATGTACTGATCGTGGACGACGGTTCGCCCGACGGTACCGGTAATATTGTAAGGAATATGCAGCAGTCCCACTCCGGCGAGTTGTTCCTGGTTGAAAGAAGCGGTAAACAGGGATTAGGCACCGCCTATATCTTTGGTTTCAAATGGGCACTGGAGAAAGGATATCAGTATATCTTCGAAATGGATGCTGACTTTTCCCACAACCCGGCCGACCTCGTGAGGTTGTATGACGCATGTGCAAAGGAAGGTGGCGATGTTTCCGTAGGTTCCCGCTACGTAAAGGGTGGCAAAACGGAAAACTGGCCCTGGGACAGGGCCATCCTCTCCTATGGCGCTTCCATCTATGTGCGCCTGGTTACCTGGATCAGGGTAAAAGATGCCACTGCCGGCTTTGTTTGTTACAAAAGGCAGGTACTGGAAGCTATTAACCTGGACGCGATCCGTTTCGTAGGATACGCCTTCCAGATAGAAATGAAATTCACGGCCTGGAAACTGGGCTTCAAAATAAAAGAAGTACCTATCACCTTTAAGGACCGTAAAGAAGGATATTCCAAAATGAGTAAGGGAATTATTAAGGAAGGGATATTGGGAGTACTCAAAATTCAATGGGAAAGCCTGTTCCGCAAGTATGAAAGACGCGTAAGAAACAGCGAATAA
- a CDS encoding DUF4230 domain-containing protein → MKRFFRFVFFLALAVLLFWLGKQFGSKSVNQSILSNSQIVREIAELASLEVQGNATIKRSNVTDDGEWTTNLKKAFLENTIWVSIPYLAKYGINADEKSFRITVSDKKIAINLPQPKLLSYELKVDKMETSNRKGWLLFQDDETYTDVQKKLYQTSREQLENNNLYINQSKEKLTKIIRQYYEPFLHDHELEITFGNSAPVLLN, encoded by the coding sequence ATGAAAAGATTTTTTCGTTTCGTTTTTTTTCTGGCCCTGGCTGTTCTACTGTTTTGGTTAGGCAAACAATTCGGCAGTAAAAGTGTAAATCAGAGTATTCTTTCCAATAGTCAGATCGTGCGCGAGATCGCAGAACTGGCCAGCCTTGAGGTGCAGGGCAATGCCACTATCAAGCGCAGTAATGTCACTGACGATGGAGAATGGACCACCAATCTGAAAAAGGCATTCCTGGAGAATACCATCTGGGTATCCATCCCTTACCTGGCCAAATATGGTATCAATGCAGATGAGAAGAGTTTCCGGATCACCGTTTCGGATAAGAAGATCGCTATCAACCTGCCACAACCGAAACTGCTCAGTTATGAGCTGAAAGTAGATAAAATGGAAACATCCAACCGGAAAGGCTGGTTGCTGTTCCAGGACGATGAAACCTATACTGACGTACAGAAAAAGCTCTACCAGACCTCCCGCGAACAACTGGAGAACAATAACCTGTATATTAATCAGTCTAAAGAGAAACTCACCAAGATCATCAGGCAATACTACGAGCCTTTCCTGCATGATCATGAACTGGAGATCACCTTTGGCAACAGTGCACCGGTATTGCTGAATTAG
- the ytxJ gene encoding bacillithiol system redox-active protein YtxJ, which produces MNWIPLTTEQQLTEIREASATKPVVIFKHSTRCSISAVAKSRLERGAAPQEISFYYLDLIRFRDISNRIAADFDVPHESPQVLLIRNGECIYDESHSGITMDDLVSKSN; this is translated from the coding sequence ATGAACTGGATACCACTTACTACAGAGCAACAGTTAACAGAGATCAGGGAGGCATCGGCAACGAAGCCGGTAGTAATTTTCAAACACAGCACACGCTGTTCCATTAGCGCCGTAGCCAAATCGAGGCTGGAAAGAGGAGCTGCTCCGCAGGAGATCTCATTTTATTATCTGGACCTGATCAGATTCAGGGACATTTCGAACAGGATTGCAGCGGATTTTGATGTACCGCATGAATCGCCACAGGTATTGCTGATCCGTAACGGGGAATGCATTTATGATGAAAGTCACAGCGGGATCACGATGGATGACCTGGTGAGTAAGTCAAACTGA
- a CDS encoding UbiX family flavin prenyltransferase → MKHRIVVAVTGASGSIYARQLLNKLQAASAQTDQIALVMTTNARTVWETELGTDDYKQLPFKTYTQQDFHAPFASGSGRFDTMIICPCSMGTLGRIATGISNDLITRAADVVLKERRKLICVVRETPYNLMHIKNMLAVTEAGGIICPATPSFYSIPKTLEDVAATVVDRVLDLAGIEQDTFRWGSEEK, encoded by the coding sequence ATGAAACATCGTATAGTTGTAGCGGTTACGGGTGCCAGCGGTTCCATTTATGCCAGGCAGTTACTGAACAAATTGCAGGCGGCCTCCGCGCAGACAGACCAGATAGCCCTGGTCATGACCACCAATGCACGTACCGTATGGGAAACAGAGCTGGGCACTGACGACTACAAACAATTACCTTTCAAAACATATACACAACAGGACTTCCATGCACCTTTTGCTTCCGGCTCCGGCAGGTTCGATACGATGATCATCTGTCCCTGTTCCATGGGTACACTGGGACGTATAGCCACCGGTATTTCCAACGACCTGATCACCCGTGCAGCAGATGTTGTGCTGAAGGAGAGAAGAAAGCTGATATGTGTGGTAAGGGAGACGCCTTATAACCTGATGCATATCAAAAATATGCTGGCGGTAACAGAGGCCGGGGGTATTATCTGTCCGGCTACACCGTCCTTTTACAGCATCCCGAAAACACTGGAAGATGTAGCAGCTACTGTTGTAGACAGGGTGCTCGATCTTGCAGGAATAGAACAGGACACCTTCCGCTGGGGAAGTGAGGAAAAATAG
- a CDS encoding alpha/beta hydrolase family protein has product MKQIMCAAAFTGLSLLSYAQQPAKKPLDHSVYDSWQNIGSKAISNNGQWTVYTVTPQEGDASLFIYNNQNGQRLEVPRGSNAVITEDSRYAIFSIKAPFAVVRQAKIKKKKPADMPKDSLGIVMLGSNDVYKVPAVRSFKTPEKGSGVVAYLKEKPQTDTASGHLVIYYPDKKSADTIRNVQDYIFSKPGNRLLAEVVADKKDSLSQAAVLLWNVAARKADTLSRGTALRSQFAFDEAGEQAAWCSSRDSAKALQQFYALYYYRPGQDSGVITADRNTRAFPANWSVSPDGKVWFSQNGQRLFFGTAPIRPPKDTNIVDFEVAKVDIWNYQDDYLQPMQLKNADKELKRSYQAVYYPGNKQIIQLADKDMENISFAREGNSPYAVGYTDRGQRVVVQWTGNSLKTAYLVNLENGNRKLLQQNMDSVARISPAGRYITWYNLQQKQWFAYETATGITRNITEKIPVSLSEEDDDHPDLPGPYGMAGWLEDDKAVYIYDRYDIWQVDPAGKNAPQMITAGYGRQQKLRFRYAKVLKEEKFFKPGQLLLLETFSETTKENGFYTAPCTFKKAPLKPGLLVMGPYTFGDPVKAENAGNYIFTKASYVQSPDVYTGTSLANATQISHINPQQQQYNWGTAELFKWTAYNGKPAEGILYKPEDFDSTKKYPVILYFYEKLTDGLYNYQPPSPTPSRLNIPFFVSRGYLVLAPDITYENGHPGQGAYDYVVSGARALAAHPWADSLNMGIQGQSWGGYQVAYLITRTHLFKAAWAGAPVANMTSAYGGIRWETGMNRQFQYERSQSRIGATLWEKPELYMENSPLFHLPKVTTPLAIMSNDADGAVPWYQGIELFTGLRRLGKKVWLLNYNNEAHNLVLRQNRKDIQRREQQFFDHFLKNAPAPEWMEKGVPATEKGKNWGWETAGNAQ; this is encoded by the coding sequence ATGAAGCAAATCATGTGTGCCGCCGCATTTACCGGCCTCTCCTTACTATCTTACGCGCAACAGCCCGCGAAAAAGCCACTTGATCATTCAGTGTATGACAGCTGGCAGAATATCGGCAGTAAAGCCATCAGCAATAACGGTCAGTGGACCGTCTACACCGTTACGCCACAGGAAGGCGACGCATCCCTTTTTATCTACAACAACCAGAACGGGCAAAGACTGGAAGTGCCCCGTGGCAGCAATGCGGTGATCACGGAAGACAGCCGTTATGCTATCTTCTCTATCAAAGCACCCTTTGCCGTTGTACGGCAGGCGAAGATCAAAAAGAAAAAGCCGGCAGATATGCCCAAAGATTCCCTCGGTATCGTCATGCTGGGCAGCAACGATGTCTACAAAGTTCCTGCGGTAAGATCTTTCAAAACACCTGAAAAAGGCAGTGGCGTAGTGGCTTATCTGAAGGAAAAGCCCCAGACGGACACCGCCAGTGGCCATCTGGTCATCTACTACCCCGATAAAAAATCCGCAGATACTATCCGGAACGTACAGGACTATATTTTCAGCAAACCCGGCAACCGTTTGCTGGCAGAAGTAGTGGCAGATAAAAAAGATTCCCTGTCGCAGGCGGCAGTATTGCTCTGGAATGTAGCTGCCCGCAAGGCGGACACCCTGAGCCGTGGTACCGCCCTGCGCAGCCAGTTTGCCTTCGACGAAGCAGGCGAACAGGCCGCCTGGTGCAGCTCCCGCGACAGCGCCAAAGCCCTGCAGCAGTTCTATGCCCTGTATTATTACCGTCCCGGCCAGGATAGTGGTGTAATTACGGCCGACAGGAATACCCGTGCATTCCCGGCCAACTGGTCAGTAAGCCCTGATGGCAAAGTATGGTTCAGTCAGAACGGGCAGCGGTTATTCTTCGGCACCGCCCCCATAAGGCCGCCGAAAGATACCAACATCGTAGACTTTGAAGTAGCGAAGGTAGATATCTGGAATTACCAGGATGATTACCTGCAACCCATGCAGCTGAAAAATGCAGATAAGGAACTGAAAAGAAGTTACCAGGCTGTGTATTATCCCGGCAACAAACAGATCATCCAGCTGGCAGATAAGGATATGGAAAATATCTCCTTTGCCAGGGAAGGTAACAGTCCGTATGCCGTGGGATATACTGACAGAGGACAACGTGTGGTCGTACAATGGACAGGGAATTCCCTGAAAACTGCTTACCTGGTGAACCTGGAAAACGGCAACCGTAAACTCTTACAACAAAACATGGACAGCGTTGCCCGCATCTCCCCTGCCGGCCGCTATATCACCTGGTACAACCTGCAGCAGAAACAATGGTTTGCATATGAAACAGCTACCGGCATTACCAGGAATATAACCGAGAAGATCCCCGTCTCACTTTCTGAGGAAGACGATGATCATCCCGACCTGCCGGGCCCTTATGGCATGGCAGGATGGCTGGAAGATGATAAAGCTGTATACATTTACGACAGGTATGACATCTGGCAGGTGGATCCTGCCGGAAAAAACGCCCCGCAAATGATCACCGCAGGCTACGGACGTCAGCAGAAACTGCGCTTCCGCTATGCAAAGGTGCTGAAGGAAGAAAAGTTCTTTAAACCGGGGCAGTTGCTTTTGCTGGAGACCTTCAGTGAAACTACCAAGGAGAACGGTTTCTACACAGCCCCCTGTACGTTCAAAAAGGCCCCTTTAAAGCCCGGATTGCTGGTCATGGGACCATATACCTTCGGCGACCCTGTAAAGGCTGAAAACGCCGGAAATTACATTTTTACCAAAGCGAGTTATGTGCAGTCGCCCGATGTGTATACCGGTACTTCCCTGGCCAATGCCACACAGATCAGCCATATTAATCCACAGCAGCAACAATACAACTGGGGTACGGCAGAGCTGTTCAAATGGACGGCTTACAATGGCAAACCAGCGGAGGGAATCCTGTACAAACCGGAAGACTTTGACAGTACTAAAAAGTACCCGGTAATACTGTATTTCTACGAGAAGCTGACGGATGGCCTGTATAATTATCAGCCGCCAAGCCCTACTCCTTCCCGGTTAAATATTCCCTTCTTTGTGAGCCGTGGCTACCTGGTACTGGCGCCGGATATTACCTATGAGAACGGTCATCCGGGACAGGGAGCGTACGATTATGTTGTCAGCGGCGCCCGTGCACTGGCAGCACATCCCTGGGCAGACAGCCTGAATATGGGTATACAGGGACAAAGCTGGGGCGGATACCAGGTGGCTTACCTGATCACCCGTACCCACCTCTTCAAAGCCGCCTGGGCGGGCGCTCCTGTAGCCAATATGACCAGCGCCTATGGTGGCATCCGCTGGGAAACCGGTATGAACCGCCAATTCCAGTACGAGCGCTCCCAGAGCCGGATCGGGGCCACCTTATGGGAAAAACCGGAGCTTTATATGGAAAACTCCCCGCTTTTCCACCTGCCAAAGGTTACAACGCCGCTGGCCATCATGAGCAATGATGCAGATGGCGCCGTGCCCTGGTACCAGGGCATAGAGTTGTTCACCGGCCTGCGCCGTCTGGGTAAAAAGGTATGGCTGCTGAATTACAACAATGAAGCTCATAACCTGGTACTCCGCCAGAACCGTAAGGATATCCAGCGCCGTGAGCAGCAGTTCTTCGATCATTTCCTGAAAAATGCCCCCGCTCCGGAGTGGATGGAAAAGGGAGTACCCGCCACAGAAAAAGGAAAGAACTGGGGTTGGGAAACCGCTGGCAATGCGCAATAA
- the aroQ gene encoding type II 3-dehydroquinate dehydratase, translated as MQIAIINGPNLNLLGKREPGIYGNESFESYFEKLKAQYPDVQLTYFQSNIEGEMINHLHEIGFSYDGILLNAGGYTHTSVALRDAISAIKTPVLEIHISNIHAREEFRHKSMIAPACVGSICGLGMKGYALGVAYFL; from the coding sequence ATGCAGATAGCGATCATCAACGGCCCTAACTTAAATCTCCTGGGAAAGCGGGAGCCAGGTATCTATGGAAATGAGTCTTTCGAGTCTTATTTCGAAAAGCTGAAAGCACAGTATCCCGATGTGCAGCTAACCTATTTTCAGAGCAATATTGAAGGGGAAATGATCAATCATCTGCATGAAATTGGTTTCTCCTATGATGGCATCCTGCTGAACGCCGGCGGTTACACCCATACATCCGTGGCGCTGCGCGATGCTATTTCCGCTATCAAGACCCCGGTTCTGGAAATACATATCAGCAATATCCACGCAAGGGAAGAGTTCCGTCACAAGAGCATGATAGCGCCCGCCTGTGTAGGTAGCATCTGCGGCCTGGGCATGAAGGGATATGCACTGGGAGTGGCGTATTTCCTTTAA
- a CDS encoding DUF6597 domain-containing transcriptional factor, protein MNFRIYQPATSLAPYVKQYYHLQTSNSGLINLPQNLFSLGDLYMVFLQEGEVIFQPTQHASFTLPEASVVGHFTCHHQIRVKGPVKMTVIQLNAYGCYRLAGLDMSAFNNYFRDLLKQDRECWKELANKIAATTDVTKLDTVLDDAFTNMMCSQVHNLKQVDEIADYIIDHQGYTNVEWLTKKFKMSRHTLERKFMEVIGLTPQLFARMLRFRDAMRNMQQMNVEEWQAFITNNDYYNQALFIQDFLFFKGEPPVLNQETAIAQMPVARPVAVA, encoded by the coding sequence ATGAATTTCCGTATCTACCAACCGGCAACTTCGCTGGCACCGTATGTTAAGCAGTATTATCATTTACAAACCTCTAATAGCGGATTGATCAACCTGCCGCAGAACCTGTTCTCCCTGGGAGACCTGTACATGGTATTTCTGCAGGAAGGAGAAGTGATCTTCCAGCCCACCCAACATGCTTCCTTTACTTTACCGGAGGCTTCCGTTGTAGGCCATTTTACCTGTCATCATCAGATCAGGGTAAAAGGTCCTGTAAAAATGACCGTGATCCAGCTGAATGCTTATGGTTGTTACAGGCTGGCGGGCCTGGACATGTCTGCCTTCAATAATTATTTCCGTGATCTGCTGAAGCAGGACCGTGAGTGCTGGAAGGAACTGGCTAATAAAATTGCTGCCACTACGGATGTCACCAAACTGGACACTGTACTGGACGATGCATTTACCAACATGATGTGCTCGCAGGTACACAACCTGAAACAGGTAGATGAAATTGCTGATTACATCATTGACCACCAGGGCTATACGAATGTTGAGTGGCTGACGAAGAAATTTAAGATGTCCCGTCACACGCTGGAAAGGAAGTTTATGGAGGTGATCGGGCTGACGCCACAGTTGTTTGCACGTATGCTCCGTTTCCGGGATGCTATGCGCAACATGCAGCAGATGAATGTAGAAGAGTGGCAGGCGTTTATCACTAACAACGATTATTACAACCAGGCTTTATTCATACAGGATTTCCTCTTCTTCAAAGGAGAGCCACCGGTACTGAACCAGGAAACAGCTATTGCGCAGATGCCGGTAGCACGCCCTGTAGCCGTAGCGTAA
- a CDS encoding cupin domain-containing protein, whose protein sequence is MQKPRHNAAYWREHLNLQSHVEGGSFRETYRSSWEFKQSELPPAMNGSRSASTAIYFLLEEGQFSAFHRIASDEVWHFYDGHSLAIYDIAPEGQLTVHKLGLNIEEGEQPQLVIKAGHWFASRTEVPGGFALVGCTVAPGFDFADFELAGKESLQAVYPQHSELIASLVHG, encoded by the coding sequence ATGCAAAAACCAAGACACAATGCCGCCTACTGGCGGGAACATCTCAACTTACAGTCCCATGTAGAAGGAGGCTCATTCCGGGAAACCTATCGTTCCTCCTGGGAATTTAAGCAGTCGGAACTGCCACCGGCCATGAACGGCAGCCGTAGCGCTTCTACCGCTATCTATTTCCTGCTGGAAGAAGGACAGTTTTCCGCTTTTCACCGTATTGCATCGGATGAAGTATGGCATTTCTACGATGGCCATTCCCTGGCTATCTACGATATTGCTCCTGAAGGGCAGCTAACCGTCCACAAACTGGGGCTCAACATCGAAGAAGGCGAACAACCCCAGCTGGTGATCAAAGCAGGACACTGGTTTGCCTCCCGTACAGAGGTGCCCGGCGGTTTTGCCCTTGTAGGTTGCACAGTTGCACCCGGCTTCGATTTCGCCGATTTTGAACTGGCGGGGAAAGAAAGCCTGCAGGCGGTATACCCACAGCACAGTGAACTGATCGCCTCCCTGGTGCACGGTTGA
- a CDS encoding 3'-5' exonuclease: MPSLQLKRPLAVIDLETTGTNVATDRIIEIAIIKVFPDKSTQSKVKRIHPGMPIPASSTAIHGISDDDVKDCPNFKQCANELRQYLDNCDLAGYNSNRFDIPLLVEEFLRAGLEFDVKDRKFIDVQKIFHLMEKRTLSAAYKFYCDKNLENAHSAEADALATYEILEAQLSRYEQLQAEVGPLAEFTKEDDYVDFARRMVMQNGLEVFNFGKYKGRPVREVLKIEPQYYDWMMKADFPLNTKQKLTEIYHSMMLKKI, encoded by the coding sequence ATGCCCTCTTTGCAACTGAAAAGGCCCCTGGCCGTAATTGATCTGGAGACGACCGGCACCAATGTGGCTACGGACCGTATTATTGAAATTGCTATCATCAAGGTATTCCCTGACAAGAGTACCCAATCCAAGGTGAAAAGAATTCACCCCGGCATGCCTATTCCTGCATCCTCTACCGCTATTCACGGTATCAGCGATGACGATGTGAAGGATTGTCCCAATTTCAAACAATGTGCGAATGAACTGCGCCAGTACCTGGACAACTGCGACCTGGCCGGTTATAATTCCAACCGTTTCGACATACCATTGCTGGTAGAAGAATTCCTGCGCGCAGGCCTAGAATTTGACGTGAAAGACCGTAAATTCATTGATGTGCAGAAGATCTTCCACCTGATGGAAAAACGCACGCTCAGCGCTGCTTATAAGTTCTATTGCGATAAGAACCTGGAGAATGCGCACAGCGCTGAAGCAGACGCCCTGGCTACCTACGAAATACTGGAAGCACAGCTGTCGCGCTACGAGCAGCTGCAGGCTGAAGTGGGCCCGCTGGCAGAATTCACGAAAGAAGACGACTATGTAGACTTCGCAAGGCGTATGGTGATGCAGAATGGCCTTGAAGTATTCAATTTTGGTAAATATAAAGGAAGGCCTGTACGAGAAGTGCTTAAAATAGAACCTCAGTACTATGATTGGATGATGAAAGCTGATTTTCCGCTGAATACCAAGCAGAAACTCACAGAAATATATCATAGTATGATGTTAAAAAAGATTTAA
- a CDS encoding UDP-N-acetylmuramate--L-alanine ligase encodes MAKVHFIAVGGSVMHQLAIALKNKGYQVTGSDDEIYEPALGNLRQAGIAPATMGWDDSRITADLDAVILGMHARGDNPELIKAKELGLKIYSFPEYIYQESQQKKRVVVGGSHGKTTTTAMIMHVLQQSGQAFDYLVGARLAGFAQSVNITDAPVIVCEGDEYPASVIEKRPKFHFLHPHIAVLTGIAWDHINVFPTFDNYLEQFAIFLRTMKAGNILIYNSTDPELVKLVKTEGLHLKLVPYDIPPHQIVNGTTTVTFGSGQSVLEVFGDHNLLNMHAARLVCNQLGISDETFLKAISTFKGAAKRLELVGKNDHCAIYRDFAHAPSKVMATINALQSQYPQRRLIAVLELHTYSSLNADFMVQYQGVMDKADVPVVFYSKHALEIKRMPDLAPDLVAQGFGRNDLEIFTQREHLQAFLDKQDYHNANLLMMSSGDYEGLDVNSLKKYL; translated from the coding sequence ATGGCAAAAGTACATTTTATTGCTGTGGGTGGCAGTGTGATGCATCAGCTGGCTATCGCATTGAAAAACAAGGGTTACCAGGTAACCGGCAGTGACGACGAGATCTACGAACCAGCACTCGGCAATCTGCGCCAGGCCGGTATTGCGCCTGCCACAATGGGCTGGGATGACAGCCGTATTACGGCCGACCTCGACGCTGTTATTCTGGGAATGCATGCCCGCGGAGACAATCCCGAGCTGATCAAAGCCAAAGAACTGGGGTTGAAGATCTATTCTTTCCCGGAATATATCTACCAGGAAAGCCAGCAAAAGAAAAGGGTCGTTGTAGGCGGCAGCCATGGTAAAACCACCACCACCGCCATGATCATGCATGTACTGCAGCAGTCAGGACAGGCATTCGACTACCTGGTAGGCGCACGCCTCGCCGGCTTTGCACAGTCTGTCAACATTACCGATGCCCCTGTCATCGTTTGTGAAGGAGACGAATACCCTGCTTCTGTCATTGAAAAGCGGCCGAAATTCCATTTCCTGCACCCGCACATTGCTGTACTGACCGGTATTGCCTGGGATCATATCAACGTGTTCCCCACCTTCGACAACTACCTGGAGCAGTTTGCCATCTTCCTCCGCACAATGAAGGCCGGCAATATCCTCATCTATAACAGCACCGATCCGGAACTGGTTAAGCTGGTAAAGACTGAAGGTCTGCACCTGAAACTGGTCCCGTACGATATACCACCACACCAGATCGTCAATGGTACTACCACTGTGACCTTTGGCAGCGGACAAAGCGTTCTCGAAGTGTTCGGCGACCACAATCTGCTGAATATGCACGCTGCACGCCTTGTTTGCAATCAACTGGGCATCAGCGACGAAACCTTCCTGAAAGCTATCTCCACCTTCAAAGGAGCAGCCAAAAGGCTGGAACTGGTGGGCAAAAATGATCATTGCGCTATTTACCGCGACTTTGCCCATGCACCGTCTAAAGTAATGGCCACTATCAATGCCCTGCAGTCCCAATATCCGCAGCGCAGGCTGATAGCTGTACTGGAATTGCATACCTATAGCAGCCTGAACGCTGATTTTATGGTACAATACCAGGGTGTAATGGACAAAGCAGACGTGCCTGTAGTATTCTACAGTAAACACGCACTGGAGATCAAACGCATGCCTGACCTCGCTCCCGACCTGGTGGCGCAGGGCTTTGGCCGCAATGACCTTGAAATATTCACCCAAAGGGAGCATCTGCAGGCCTTCCTCGACAAGCAGGATTACCACAATGCCAACCTGCTCATGATGAGTTCGGGTGATTATGAAGGATTGGACGTAAATTCGCTGAAAAAGTATCTATAA